The segment GTCGTCTCCAGCAGTTCCTTGGCCTTCATCAGCCGCAGCTCTGCGAGAAAGTCCACGAACTTCATATTGAATTCTTCCTTGAACAGGTAGCTGGCGTATTTCGCAGAGATCTGGAACCGTTCGCTCAGATGATTCAAGGACAGATCAGGATTAGCATAATGCTCTTCGATATAATGCTTAACCTCGGTAATCATCACCCGGTGGCTCTTCAGCTCATTGACAGACACATAGACATGGTAGGTTTCATTCAGCCAGCCGGTCAGCAGCTCCCGGATCTCTTCAAGATCGGTGCTGCCCCGGATGCGTTCCCGCAGACCACTGCTCCATGCTGCCGCGAGCTGACGGTCCAGCGTCTCCGCTATGCCCTTAAGCTCCTGCTCCAGCGCCTGGAGCAGCACTTCCAGTAGCATATAGATCTCTTCGTCCTTCAGGCGGTCCTTGCGGAAGGAATCGAAGATTTCGTCCAGCCGGATTCGCCAGTTCTCGCCCGACAGGCGGAATTCACGGACCAGCTGGGTGAAGCTGCCGAAGTATTTATAGCTCTGTAGCCCGGAATCGACCGGCTGATCCATTTGGACTGCCGCAATATCTGTTCCCAGGGCCAGCCTGTGACTGAGCACCTCAGCTGCTGCCGCGTAAGAATCCCGGATCTCCCGCCAGTCCCGGACGACCGTGCCCACTCCGAAGGTCAGGGATACCCGCAGATTATCCATAATCCAGCGGTGGCAGTCTCTTGCCAGCTCCAGCATCGTATCGCTGTCATTCTTCACCGGCCGGAACCGGAGGCCAATGATCATCCCAAGCCGCTCCCCGCTGATCCATTCGGCCCAGGCCTGTAGCTGCTTATCTGCCATCAGGTCCCCCAGTACATTGGTTAAGGCGAATTTCAGCAGGTTCTGATCCTGAGCAGGCAGCGCATGCCAGTCCTTCTCCCGGTTCAGCTCGGCTGCGAATACAACGAACGCTTCGAACTCCCTGGTGCCCTCGAAGGGGTCCAGCGTCTCCAGCCGCTCTGCCGCATCCTCCAGCCTTTGCCCGCTGAGGAAATCCAGGAATAGCTCCCGGCGCTGAATAACCAGATTCTCATAACGTTCCCGCTCATAGTCGGTAGTGATCTGCACCAGCCGGTCCAGCGCGTTATGCATCAGAGCCAGCTCATCGGAAGCTACGGCAGGCGCGGCATTCTGGGCCGCAGGCTGGAGTCCTTGAATCCGCACCATCAGTTGATGGATGGGCCGGTAATTCCGCCTGGTGATGTAGATGATGTACACTACGCCCAGCGCAATCGTCAGCAGCCCGAGAATGAACCAGACGTAGGAAATCACCGAGATCCAGTCGAATAAGCGCCCGGCCCGGAGTCCGCTCTCGAAGGTCCAGCCCAGATTCTTCGCCTCGACCTTCGAGAGCGTTCTATTCTTCCCGCCGTCTGCGGCAGGAGCGGAATCATAGATCGCCGTCCCTGAGACATCCTTGATCCGCAGGAAGGACAGTTCTCCACTAGTCAAGCTGTCCACCAGACGTTCTATGCGGTACACACTCACATTAATAACAATATAGCCATCGGAGCCCCAAGGAATCGGCAGCCTGCTGGCCAGGCTGATCACTGGCCGTAAATCCTGAGAGTTCCTGGGTTGAACCATCCGTACAGCGCTCCACCCCTGCTGCTGCTTATTCGCGGAGAGCTGCTGCAAATATTCCGCCTCCAGCCCCTGGCCCTGTCCTGGATTCACGTATCCGCTCTGGCCCAGCATCAGCTTGTCCTTGTTACGGTAGACATAGATCGAATCAATCAGGCTGAAGCGTTCAGATAGCCGGTTCATGCTCTGCACAATTTCATACGAGCTGCCAGCCGGTGAGTCTGTGCCGGAAGGAGCATCCAGGAAGTCATTATAAGAATAGTTATTTCCGATCTCCTGTAGCACCCCCAGCTCTATATCATTCAAGGTCCGCTCCACCGTATCCGCCACATAGCTGGTAGATATGTAATTGGCCTTCTCCGTCTCGCTGCGGGACAGCTCCGTAATGACCATGAAGGCCAGGAAGATTAGAACAGTGACTACAAGCAGGAAGACAGGGAAGTATGAGAATAGCATCCGACTATACCAACTGCGCTTCATAGAGCTTCCCCCT is part of the Paenibacillus sp. FSL M7-0420 genome and harbors:
- a CDS encoding helix-turn-helix domain-containing protein, whose amino-acid sequence is MKRSWYSRMLFSYFPVFLLVVTVLIFLAFMVITELSRSETEKANYISTSYVADTVERTLNDIELGVLQEIGNNYSYNDFLDAPSGTDSPAGSSYEIVQSMNRLSERFSLIDSIYVYRNKDKLMLGQSGYVNPGQGQGLEAEYLQQLSANKQQQGWSAVRMVQPRNSQDLRPVISLASRLPIPWGSDGYIVINVSVYRIERLVDSLTSGELSFLRIKDVSGTAIYDSAPAADGGKNRTLSKVEAKNLGWTFESGLRAGRLFDWISVISYVWFILGLLTIALGVVYIIYITRRNYRPIHQLMVRIQGLQPAAQNAAPAVASDELALMHNALDRLVQITTDYERERYENLVIQRRELFLDFLSGQRLEDAAERLETLDPFEGTREFEAFVVFAAELNREKDWHALPAQDQNLLKFALTNVLGDLMADKQLQAWAEWISGERLGMIIGLRFRPVKNDSDTMLELARDCHRWIMDNLRVSLTFGVGTVVRDWREIRDSYAAAAEVLSHRLALGTDIAAVQMDQPVDSGLQSYKYFGSFTQLVREFRLSGENWRIRLDEIFDSFRKDRLKDEEIYMLLEVLLQALEQELKGIAETLDRQLAAAWSSGLRERIRGSTDLEEIRELLTGWLNETYHVYVSVNELKSHRVMITEVKHYIEEHYANPDLSLNHLSERFQISAKYASYLFKEEFNMKFVDFLAELRLMKAKELLETTSESIQDIALQIGYANSITFGRVFKRITGMTPGDYRKLKLHKDE